The following DNA comes from Lonchura striata isolate bLonStr1 chromosome 4, bLonStr1.mat, whole genome shotgun sequence.
AACAAGAATTCATGCAAAACATGCATGGCAATGGTCTAGAAGCAAGAAGTTtcagagaaaatacattttgctaAAACTGGTCCATAGTCCTTACATTTTAATTTGGTTGCTTAGAGAAAACATGGGGTGCTGAATCACAGAGCCATCAAGTAAGTTCATTTTTATTCAGCCCTGTAGTACAAGAGGACTCCAGCTTAAGGATAAACACCTAATCATGTCTGAGTATCAGTTTATCTTAGGGagtaaagaaaaccaaaaagaataattttgtttattttcagcaaTTGATAAAATGTGTTACTACAGTGGCCTCTAAATTTCTCCTAATGACTAGTTCATTCACCACTTTCTCCATAAGATAAAGTAAGAAAATCTGCTTCAGTTTTATCACAGGATGTTCAGTACTCActgcaatttaaaattaaaggcAGAAATGGCAGGAATATCCAATTTTAATAgtctaaaaaagaaaactattttgtGTGAAGTGTTTTTACATCCCTTCTGTAGTCAGTTGTGTCATGTGAAAGGTACTGCAGAGCCTAGCTTAACACGGCCCTGAAAGTccactttttaaataaaatctgttcCTTACTAATACACATTTGCATATGAAAGTACATGCAAAATCAAAGCCGACTCTACTACCCCTTGTAACCATTCTTGTGCAGAAATGGATCTGAGCTGAAATAGGTACAGATTTTAATAGCTACATTAGTAACTGGATAAAAGTCTTTAACTATTCTTCATTTAAGTTTCTGGAGTGTTGAGTCTGAGCTGGTAATTCAACTCCGAGTGCCTCAGGTGTATATAAACTGGAATTCAGATGGGACCAGGAACGAATGAACACAATCACTGAACACTCAGTGTTCTTTGCTGTCCCAGGCCATTTGTCACAGACCCAGCTTCAGCAAAGATAGTTGTAATCCCATCAGCTGAAACTAAGTGAAACCTTTGGTGATTGTATCTGATGAAAATATCGGAGTATCAAAGATACCAAAACACCAAAGGCTGAATGAGcacagaaaacatatttttattttctccaaatCTAGAGCTGGTCCCAAATGACTCAGAAGCTCTTTGTTAAATGTATTCCTGCTACTATCTTTGTGCTGAAGATGCCCTTATTCTCAGCAGCATGGCATATCTCTGGTTTTATCTCAGTATTTCAAATCATTGAATTAAAATCAAATTTGCAGTCAGATTTTACTTATGTATAAGTCCTAAAGCAGAGTTTTGACTAAACATTCTTCAGAATCTGAATTACATTTGACTAATTAAATCATTATTATTCAGTTGTATCAGATGTTCAGATGTAGAAAATGCAAAGTGCACTGTGTTTTGTGGCTATTTTAACTCcatctgaaaaaaacaaattcctCGTAAAAGTAATGGTGATAAAAAGTCTCTTACCATGGATGGTTTTGTATCAGTATTTTCCCATCTTCTAACTCGTACAGTAAACTGCATATTTAGCATGGTCATTATTGCACTAAAAGTGCAGCTTACTTTGGGGGtaagaatttcaaaatactCTTCAAAATTTGGCTTAGCTTGAAATTCTCTCCTGGTCAAAAGTCTTCTTATCCCATTTCCAATCTGAAGAACTGACATATCCTTGTCAAACATAAAATGAAATGGGAAAGTCTTACAGAACACAGAGGCAGGAATCACAAGTGAAGACTGTGGTTTACatggagataaggaaggttttGCACTTTTGACTTGTATAGAATACAGCAAATAAGGCTGATTAGCAAATTCAGTGCAGTCATTATGGAAACAAGGAGGCATGAGCATCACTTCCACCTCAGTTTCATACAAAATATGAGCTGCTGCTTTAATGATACCAGGTAGAATAAGACTTGTGATTTTcttaggaaagaaataataaacatttaaGAAGTCCTGATCTTTCTCCAGGCATAATATGGAGGCATCTTCAAGTCTgtccttttttcctgcttcttggCTGTGGCCACTCTGCTTTAGCAGAGTAGTGAAACTATTCAAGAAGTCCTTTAGGGTGCCTCCAATAACCCCTAATATGTGTTCATCCTCTTCATAGCATATTTTGAATAGTTCTTCACCAAGAGATTCCCGTAGAGACTCCACGGGAACACCTGCACAGAACCACATTTTAGTCAGAACTGCACTCATCATCCTGAATCACAGGCTAACCTCCACACCTTTTTCCAAAACAGTCAATCTCTTTCCCTGATATTGACATCTGAGGGCACTCTAATttaggagtcctggaaacaagGCCTGGAAATGCGGGGACAATTGGTTGCAGTTTAGAAAGATCCAAGATTCAGTGTTCTTTGTAGAGATGTAGACAAAATGGACACAAGTTTTCACACAAGATTTAACTCAGCTCCCATAATTGATATAAAGGAgtaaaataagtttaaaaactAGCATACAAATAAAATAGGTCTGCAGATATAAGTACTATGCGTAATCCAGTACATTAAATGACCCTAGGAATATTCTGGAGCACTGAGGCTGATTGGCACTGAATGGCTCACATCTTTGCTAGTAAATTTGTTTTACCCAGATAGCTGCATGCAAACTGACTGTTGGAAATGTTCAATTTCTCCAACTATTACTGGGAATCCTTTGAAAAAGTATTGCCTCTCACAGACCAACTGTGTGCCTGGACCAGTTTAAGTGTACAGAAGACCATATTTCAGTTCCAGGAAAAGTTAATATACATCTATTACCAATGTAGCAGACTTATATATTACAAATTATAGAGTTCTCTTCTAACACACAACATTCTTCTGAATATGAAGTAACATATAAGTAACAAGACTAATTTCTAcaaaagatatatatatatttacatatatatagaATAGATActttatttatatgcatattATTAAACAAGCTTAAATTACCTGCTGCATTAGCATGATCactgattattttttcaaaatcttcTCTATCACCAGTTTTTCTGCAAAGAtcataaaaatacaataaaaccCCTAAATTATAAAGATAAATGCTGTAAAGGCAGTAAGTACAGAAGTTACCTACCTTGTCTTTAAAGTGTATAGACCTAGTTCTGCTGATCAAAGAGGAAGTTTTTAATTCATTCAAAAGCGGGTCTTGGTAGGATCTTAGATTATCCTATGCATTTCTGGTAAATTAAAAGTTTTGGTGGTCTGAACTCCAGTTGTGGATTTCAGGCAAATGCTATTGCCTGTCATTTTAGCAGTCTTGgctttttgtttgatttgtgtTTCTTTCTTGAAGCTAAAACTACATTTCCTAACATATTGTAAAATATAATTGGAATTTATATTCAAGCATTTTTTGGAATTACAGTGCATTTAATTCAAAAGAGGTGAGAACATATTTCTGCTTAGAGAGGAAATACAAATAACAACTATTAACTACAAAATTACTTGTTCATTGGTAGTAATTAAGAAATTTGACATAAAACTGCAGCCTTCTGAGTTTTCTGAGGACAATAAATGTCAAACTGAATGTTTGACTCCAAGTTATGGGAACAACATATAGCTTAGATTAACCTTCATTTAAGCAATAAACTCCTGGTATATGCCTTCTGAATGTATCACTTGGAATATCATAGGTATATTTACATGCAAAAGCAACAGATATTTAGATTTGTTTTACATTGGCATTATTGCCTCCTTCAGAATATcacagtaattttttcttttcaactaATATTCCAGGGAAGCAACACATAATTAAAGAATGGGAAAACATTCATAGCAATAAGCCAGTCAGCAATTGCAAAGCACATCTGACCCTCTATCTTTGGTTCAGTCAATGTATGtaaagtgctttaaaaatatcaagTATAATTTAAAAGAGACACTGCAATTATCTATTCTTATCATGGTGAGCAACAGTGTAGTTTCCaacttgattatttttcttcacttcaGAAAGCAGATTTAAACTGATGGGCTTATTTTTTCAGATGCATTCAATAAACTATATCATAAGATGCTAAGAAATTCTTACTTTCTACAAAGCTCAAATGATTAATTTTGGATTAGTACtaagaaatgctgaaaattgAGCTGAGTTCCTCAGCAACAGAAACCAGAACCCAAGTGAGCTCAGGAAAACATCCAATCAGTATCTGTAGTGTATGAGTGTTCACGGAATCAGAAACCAAATTCTTTTGTATAATACTAATTGTATTTCGAACTCTTTCCCTGGGATCTTAGAAACACCAGGCTAGATCCATATACAACCTATTATTCCATCTATGCTAAGCAGTCTCCAAGCTCCTCCAAAGTCCTTGCCTGCTTTGTTTCCCTGTACAATTTGCCCATTAAGTAAACTTTGTGAGCGATGTAAATAtttgtgaatattttaaaacaaaccaaatcaTCACTAGGTTACGTTACATGAAATGTTACACACGAATTTGACAAGATAATTGAATATAAATTCCAGAAATCTTGACTCCCAGTCACCACCCCGTTCCtgtctgaaaaacatttttgcagTGAAGTTAGTTACAAACCCATTACACCTACATACCTGGTTTCTTTAATTCTGTGTTTTGCAAGTGTTCTCTGCAGTGCAAGATTTAGCCTTtcaaactggggaaaaaaataagtatgTCATATGTATCAATATCATTGCTGAACATTTAATCATGAGATACATTTCTATACACAGAATTACTTTGCCATCTTTGGGACTAACAATCTTTTTCAAGACAGTATTGTTAGAAACAGCATGTCACTTCTGTGGTTATGAGATTTACTGTATGTTTATCTCTTCAGCTCCAATACCACTGCAATTAATACCCTCAGTCCTTGTGCACCAGTGGtagtgtattttaaaaacagtgatGTTCTTTAGCTCCAGATTTTCAGACAGCAATAAAGACAGTGCTGCTAAGAAATAAGTATAACCAACACAGCTCTCTATTATTACaaatcccaccccccaaaaaaccacaaagtaccatgaatacaaaattattttaaagaaaagaataatttttgttgTGTATGCCACGACATCCTCCAGATGAAAATCTAGTCATTGTAGACAGCCTTTATGAAAGAATTCTCTAATAAAACAAACTTTAGAACATAATGAATATTTGCCTTAAAATACTTCAATCCCATGATTCCATATCCCTTCTGCAGTTCCTAACTTAAAATCTAAACAGATGGAACATTTTCCAAATATGCGTATTTAAAATTGTTAGGGCCAGTAAAGCTGTCATATGTATGTAGTCTCTGATATTCAAAACCCAAACTTCCCACACAGGCAGGGTCATAGAATACTACTATACTGGCACAACAGAATTCAGCTGGAAGGCTTTTCTTTGGTTCTCATTCCCTGAAGAAACTAGCAGCTTTTACTGCATCTTTTACTTTTTGTATTTCCAGGAGGAAAGTTTGCACAACCAAAGAAAATATCACTTGAAATCACTTGAAAGACATATTCTGGAAAtgttttttcaaggaaaaatctAAAGTGAATtagataaatatatacatatctaTGTATATATACCATATACCACAGTATATAAACACAACATAAATTACATCTGTGTAGAAACTGATACACTAAGTGGAATGCCATCCAATCCACTACTTATAAATGAGCAATGTTCTCCATATTTCTGTAAAGAAAGAAGCAAATTAAACAACAATATGCACTACATTATATCCCAAATTTAATCAAAAAGTTGTTTGGATGCACTTTGTCCTGGACTTCTATGCATAGCTCGCTGTCTCCATGAGAAGGTCACAATTCAAATTCATGATGCAGCCCTGTTTTGGAGCTTCCAGATGGAAGGAAGATGACGTTACTCAAAAACACTTAAGCCAGGTAAATTTTCTAAGcaatgaaaaatatgtttctaaACAAGCAATGGCCTTTTATGGAAAAATAGAAAGATGCTTAGGGCTTGACCCCAAATCAGCATGAGAACAGACTTGGACAAAGTTCTGATGCATATGACTTGAATAATTGTAAATAGTAACAATAACCTTGAATTTCAGTGGTTCCTAGGGTACATGGTCATAGTATCTTCACTTTGCCAAGCTTTGTCCCAGATAATGAATTAGCTTATCATAATTATGTTATAGGCAACTGCATACATTTATACCActctttaaagagaaaaaattaccAGTTATTAAAAATCCCACCAACAACTATACTAGAACTATACTAGAAAAGCAATATAGCAATCATGACACACTTGAAAGGGTGCTTTGCCAGTTCATTTTAGGgttaaaagtattttcatttataaatttAGAGATCAGTTTAAAGGTTTAAAGGGATGCATTCTGTCTGTATAAATGCAGCAGAGGTGAAAAGTTTttcaaaacttaattttttagAGGTTTAGTGAATGGGTAATAGATGAAGAGCTGCATAACCAGATCTGCAAATATATTTAACAGGGCTCCAGCACTTTAAGTAAGGTACACTGAATGTCCAAGTAATGGAATTGTAATTAAATGAGTGTACAGAAGTGTCCATTTGCTATTTGTAGTCCCAATATGTCAGTCAGTTCCTTCAAACCTCCCACTGAATTTGAGACAAGGCTAAGAGTTGGATGTTACAGAGCTGCATTTTCCACATTATTTTTATAGAGATAAACCATGGTATTCATCTCCACTCAAGAAAGCCTGGGCCGGTTTTCAGTTAAGCTGAGCAGAGACATAGGAATATTTTTGTGGTAAATATGAAGAGTAGtggttttaaaaatagtatGACAGGAGTTTAGTATCACAGCTGATGGAAACatcaatttcaatttttttgtgATTATGACTAATGGACTTAGCAGTTTGGATTCAGTTAGGTGAACTGATGAGATGACCATATAATTTACATAATTAGGTAACAAGGCACAATTTCTATTCCTATATCTCTATGTTAAAAAATGGTACAAAAATAGATGGATCTAAAAagttcaattaaaaatattagtgGAAAGTTGCAAATACAAGGCACAAATAAGGGAAATACAGTGGAAGGAATCGTGTATAGAAATTGTGGCAAAATTATATCCAGAAGGAATAGAAGTGGATTTAAACTACTGAGAACTACATAAGAACACAAACTTTTAAGCCAAAGCAACTTTTAAGGGCTTACATCTAAAGGCTGGCATAGATtgctttttttaacatttataGTTAAATGCTGTCTAAGTTTTATTTAGTATCTTTTTACCTCAGGAAATATTAGTTTGCAGATGCTTTCCGTTAGCGTGTGCAGGTACACTCTGCTTCTGCTCGTTTTCCTTTGTGGAAGGTTTCCTTGGCCATCTTTTTCATGGACTTCTTTGCAGATGGGCAAAGCTGCTCTAGAGCTGTTTTCTGTGCAGTCCTTGTCATGTTCCTCAGGAATGTGACCTTGAGTCAGTAAGGAGAAAGGACATTCTCCTGTGATCTTCAAGTCTTTCAGTTTTGTACAGAACATACTGTACGAAGTCTCTCTCTTGAGATTAGGAGTACTTAGCTCTGTGTTTACTAACAAGAGCAGAAGATGCCAGAATAATAAGTTGATAAGGCAACAACTGTAGAAGGTTATTGGTAGCTATAAATCACCACAGGAAAAAATTTCTGCCCCtacaaaacaagaaagaaaaaaacaattacaaatatttattttctttttttaaattctgatgATGTGCTGGTTTTATCTTAAGTACATTAAAATAATGGCTTTTTGAGGACTTAGCTCAGGAAAGCACTTACTCTCATCCCATTTTAAGCTTGTAATATCAACTGACTTCAGTGTTTCAGGTAACTCAAGCTGCATGCATGGTTAAGTTTTGTATGAATTTGGACTCAAGTGATTAAGGCAGAGGACTCATCTTACCTGACACATATTTGGTCACATTGATGGATGAGGTTTCCGAAAGAGTACGACGAAATGTTTTTGATTCTTTATAAGTAACTATTAAAAACCATCTCATGTGGCATAATGAAACAGATTAGTTATGGATACTTAAATCTAAATTTACTTGATGTCCAAGATATCCTTTATGTAACAGAGAAACATATGACTTAAGTTAGTGTGTGTATTTAAACAGTAAACCATACAAGACCAAAGGTTAGAGTCTCTTGTAAAAACAACTGACTGGTGACAACTCACATCTTGGAAATCTGACTACACAACTGCAGTTGCTTGGAAACATTAGGGAATTTTTATGCTTTTGAAGGTGGTATTTTCCAAACAACACATTAAACTTTTAATTTCAATAATGGTTCCATTTGTTACAGGGCCAAAGCCCAGCTAGAATTTAAATCTGACTActgctgtaaaacacaaaaatgtttttacaaataCATCAGTGACAAAAGGAGGGCTAAGGAGAATCTCCATCCTTTACTGCATGCAGGAGGAAACATAGTGGCAAAGGACAAGGAAAAGGCTGAGTTGCTCaatgccttctttgcctcagtctttaatAGTGAGAACAGTTGCTCTCAGAACAGTAAGACCCTGTGCTGgaagacagagacagagagcAGAATGATGGTCCTATAAACCATGAAAAAATGGTCACTGACCAGCTACACAATTTAAGATACACAAGTCCATGGGGCCAGATGGGATTCACCCATCCCCAGGGTCTAAAGGCAACTGTCAGGAGAGCTCACCAAATCATCTTCCATTATTTACCAGCAGTCTTGGCTAATTGGGCAGGTCCCAGTTGACAGGAGGTCAGTTAAGATAATGTCCATCCACAAGAAGTCAGAGGGAGAATACCACCTGACAACCTGACTTCAGTCAGGCTCAGTCAGTCAGCGGAGGTCATGGAACAGATAATCTTGAGTCCCATCACACAACACAGGCAGGACAACCAGGAGATcaggcacagccagcacaggtttAGGAAAGGCAGGACTTGCCTGACAAGTTTGGTCTCCTTCTATGTCAAGGTGACCAGCTTagtgaatgaagaaaaaagataaagtCTACCTAGACTCAATTAAAGCCTTTGACACCATTTCTCACAACATTCTGGAGAAACTGGCTGATCATGGCTTTCACAAGCATACCCTTTGCCAAGAACTGGCTGGATGACCAAACCCAGAGAGTATTGGTAAATGGAGTTACATCCACTTGGCAGCCAGTCACTAGTGGGTTTCCCCAGGGCTTAGGACTGGGGCCAGACCTGGTTAATATCTTTATCAATGACTTGGACAAGGAGATTGAGTTCACCCTCAGCCAGTCTGCAGGCAGCACAAAGATGGTAGGAATGTTGATctgctgcagagggatctggacagcaTGGATCTACGCACTGAGGCAAATCATACGAGGTTCAACGAGCAAAGTGATTGCTCCAGCCCTTGGATTGCACTAGCCccatgcagtgctacaggctgagGGAGAGTGACTGGAAAATTGCCTGGCAGAAAAGTACCAGGTGCTGGGCATGCTAGtcgacagcagctgaacatgagccagagCATGCCCAGGTGGCCCAGAAGACCAGTGGCATTCCTAGCCTggatcagcaatagtgtggccagcaggagcagggcagtgattgtcctcctgtactcagcactggtgagatTACACCTTGAACCCTGcatccagttctgggcccctcactacaagaagaacaatgaggtgctggagcatgtgcagagaagggcaatggagctggggaagaagAATCTAGGGTACAAGTTTTATGAGGAGTGACTGAGGAAGCTGGGTGTGTTTATCCtacagaaaagaaggctcagcCAAGGCCTAACTGCTTctaaaaggaggctgtagcaAGTTGAGGATCAATCTTTTCTCTCTGGTAACAAGTATCAAAGAAGAACCAGCCTCTAGTTTTAACAAGGGAGGTTTAGAccagatattaaaaaacatttattcaaaGAAAGGGTGCTCAAAAATTGGAACAGGCTGTGCAGAGAAGCAGTCGAATCGTCATccttggaggtatttaaaagatgtgtagatgtggcacttagggacacgGTTTAGTGAAGTTGATTTATTTCAGTTAGTCTGAAAAAGgctctttctttcattttctattGACTGTATCTCACTGAATCAGATCCTCTCATCCTCATATAAtactctttaaaaataatcctCCAGAGTTTTTGGTGACTCTGGAAGCAATTAAGTattccctttttctctctggAGATACAACAACTACTTCTCTCAAAGGCACTCCTGCTTTAATAAGCC
Coding sequences within:
- the GUCY1A1 gene encoding guanylate cyclase soluble subunit alpha-1, encoding MFCTKLKDLKITGECPFSLLTQGHIPEEHDKDCTENSSRAALPICKEVHEKDGQGNLPQRKTSRSRVYLHTLTESICKLIFPEFERLNLALQRTLAKHRIKETRKTGDREDFEKIISDHANAAGVPVESLRESLGEELFKICYEEDEHILGVIGGTLKDFLNSFTTLLKQSGHSQEAGKKDRLEDASILCLEKDQDFLNVYYFFPKKITSLILPGIIKAAAHILYETEVEVMLMPPCFHNDCTEFANQPYLLYSIQVKSAKPSLSPCKPQSSLVIPASVFCKTFPFHFMFDKDMSVLQIGNGIRRLLTRREFQAKPNFEEYFEILTPKVSCTFSAIMTMLNMQFTVRVRRWENTDTKPSMVMDLKGQMIYIFESSAILFLGSPCVDRLEDFTGRGLYLSDIPIHNALRDVVLIGEQARAQDGLKKRLGKLKATLEQAHQALEEEKKKTVDLLFSIFPGEVAQQLWQGQVVQAKKFNNVTMLFSDIVGFTAICSQCSPMQVITMLNELYTRFDYQCGELDVYKVETIGDAYCVAGGLHKESETHAVQIALMALKMMELSDEVVSPHGEPIKMRIGLHSGSVFAGVVGVKMPRYCLFGNNVTLANKFESCSIPRKINVSPTTYRLLKEYPGFVFTPRSREELPPNFPSDIPGICYFLDAYIQGTNSQTWFQKRDLGDGNANFFGEETGID